A stretch of Anaeromyxobacter dehalogenans 2CP-1 DNA encodes these proteins:
- the rsmD gene encoding 16S rRNA (guanine(966)-N(2))-methyltransferase RsmD, with translation MTRIIAGTARGRRLAVPKGQGTRPTSDKVRGAVFNLLGQFFEGGDVLDLYAGTGALALEALSRGCARAVCVEADRPTAELLRRNAETCGWTDRVEVVRGRVPEALARLAPGRFALAFVDPPYAEGPDAALAALGPLLAPGGRAVAEHDARRPPVDRIGPLSLADRRTYGGTGISIYQRD, from the coding sequence GTGACGCGCATCATCGCCGGGACCGCGCGCGGCCGGCGGCTGGCCGTGCCGAAGGGGCAGGGGACGCGGCCCACCAGCGACAAGGTCCGCGGCGCGGTGTTCAACCTGCTCGGCCAGTTCTTCGAGGGCGGCGACGTGCTCGACCTCTACGCCGGCACCGGCGCGCTGGCGCTCGAGGCGCTCTCGCGCGGCTGCGCGCGGGCCGTGTGCGTCGAGGCGGATCGCCCCACCGCGGAGCTGCTGCGCCGGAACGCGGAGACCTGCGGCTGGACCGATCGCGTCGAAGTCGTCCGGGGCCGGGTGCCGGAGGCGCTGGCGCGGCTCGCGCCGGGCCGCTTCGCGCTGGCGTTCGTCGATCCGCCCTACGCGGAGGGGCCGGACGCGGCGCTGGCGGCGCTGGGCCCGCTGCTCGCGCCGGGGGGACGGGCGGTCGCCGAGCACGACGCCCGCCGGCCGCCCGTGGACCGGATCGGTCCACTCTCGCTGGCGGATCGGCGCACGTACGGCGGCACGGGAATCTCGATCTACCAGCGCGACTGA
- the carB gene encoding carbamoyl-phosphate synthase large subunit, with product MARRTDIKKIMIVGSGPIVIGQACEFDYSGTQACKALKEEGYEVVLLNSNPATIMTDPGFADRTYVEPITPETAELILAREKPDVLLPTLGGQTALNLAVALARNGALARHGVELIGASLEAIEKAEDRLLFKEAMERVGVELPKSGYATSWEEARAIARDIGFPIIIRPSFTMGGEGGGVAYNLEEFEPLARRALTLSPTHTILCEESIIGWKEYELEVMRDRKDNVVIICSIENFDPMGVHTGDSITVAPAQTLTDKEYQRMREAGLRIIREIGVETGGSNIQFGVHPKTGRMVVIEMNPRVSRSSALASKATGFPIAKIAAKLAVGYTLDEIKNDITRYTPASFEPTIDYVVTKVPRFAFEKFRGADDTLTTQMKSVGEVMAIGRTFQESLQKAIRGLEIDRCGLESPLGKVPGDAYAPDELERVRAEARVPRAHRLFWLAECFRAGLGVDEVHAITHVDPWFLREVEEIVATERTLARGVPASADAFRAVKRMGFSDRRIAQLAGRKEAEVRDARHALGVRPVFKRVDTCAAEFEAYTPYLYSTYEEECEAAPTDRPKVMILGGGPNRIGQGIEFDYCCVHASFALSKAGFETIMVNCNPETVSTDYDTSDRLYFEPLTLEDVLEIVHVEKPKGLIVQYGGQTPLKLAVPLHALGVPIFGTAPDAIDRAEDRERFAALIEKLGLRQPRNGVARSADEAFAVAHRIGYPAMVRPSYVLGGRAMEVVYDDRDLETYLREAVQASNERPVLIDRFLKDAAEVDVDVVSDGRDVTVGGVMEHIEEAGIHSGDSACALPPYSLRPEHVAEIERQSVAMARELGVIGLMNVQFAIQGDDIYVLEVNPRASRTVPFVGKATGLPLAKAGALCMVGKTLAEAGVAGPRRPRHTSVKEAVFPFARFRGVDTVLGPEMKSTGEVMGVSDDFYRAFFKAQAAAGNALPVAGEGRRAFVSVRDADKPAVVDIVRRLAKLGFEVLATTGTAAFLAGHGIETTRVRKVNEGRPSIVDRIIDGDVHFVVNTTAGKQEIADSYSIRRETLMKGLPYFTTLTGARAAVGAMEAARGGAPSVRTIQEYHGG from the coding sequence ATGGCGCGCCGTACGGACATCAAGAAGATCATGATCGTGGGCTCCGGGCCGATCGTCATCGGCCAGGCCTGCGAGTTCGACTACTCGGGCACCCAGGCGTGCAAGGCCTTGAAGGAGGAGGGGTACGAGGTCGTGCTCCTCAACTCCAACCCGGCCACCATCATGACCGACCCGGGGTTCGCCGACCGCACCTACGTCGAGCCCATCACGCCGGAGACCGCCGAGCTGATCCTGGCGCGCGAGAAGCCGGACGTGCTGCTCCCCACGCTGGGCGGCCAGACGGCGCTCAACCTGGCGGTGGCGCTGGCCCGCAACGGCGCGCTGGCGCGGCACGGGGTCGAGCTCATCGGCGCCTCGCTCGAGGCCATCGAGAAGGCCGAGGACCGGCTCCTGTTCAAGGAGGCGATGGAGCGCGTCGGGGTGGAGCTGCCCAAGAGCGGCTACGCCACGAGCTGGGAGGAGGCGCGGGCCATCGCCCGCGACATCGGCTTCCCCATCATCATCCGCCCGAGCTTCACCATGGGCGGGGAGGGCGGCGGCGTCGCCTACAACCTCGAGGAGTTCGAGCCGCTGGCGCGGCGCGCGCTCACGCTCTCCCCGACGCACACGATCCTGTGCGAGGAGTCGATCATCGGGTGGAAGGAGTACGAGCTCGAGGTGATGCGCGACCGGAAGGACAACGTCGTCATCATCTGCTCGATCGAGAACTTCGACCCGATGGGCGTGCACACCGGCGACTCGATCACGGTCGCGCCGGCCCAGACGCTCACCGACAAGGAGTACCAGCGGATGCGCGAGGCGGGCCTGCGCATCATCCGCGAGATCGGGGTCGAGACCGGCGGGTCGAACATCCAGTTCGGCGTCCACCCGAAGACCGGCCGCATGGTGGTCATCGAGATGAACCCGCGCGTGTCGCGGTCGTCCGCGCTCGCGTCCAAGGCCACCGGCTTCCCCATCGCCAAGATCGCGGCGAAGCTCGCGGTGGGCTACACGCTCGACGAGATCAAGAACGACATCACCCGCTACACGCCGGCCTCCTTCGAGCCGACCATCGACTACGTGGTCACGAAGGTGCCGCGCTTCGCGTTCGAGAAGTTCCGCGGCGCCGACGACACCCTGACCACGCAGATGAAGTCGGTGGGCGAGGTCATGGCCATCGGCCGGACGTTCCAGGAGTCGCTGCAGAAGGCCATCCGCGGCCTGGAGATCGACCGCTGCGGCCTGGAGTCGCCGCTCGGCAAGGTGCCGGGCGACGCCTACGCGCCCGACGAGCTGGAGCGCGTCCGCGCCGAGGCGCGCGTGCCGCGCGCGCACCGGCTGTTCTGGCTGGCGGAGTGCTTCCGCGCCGGGCTGGGCGTGGACGAGGTGCACGCGATCACGCACGTCGATCCGTGGTTCCTGCGCGAGGTGGAGGAGATCGTCGCCACCGAGCGGACGCTGGCCCGGGGCGTCCCCGCCAGCGCCGACGCGTTCCGCGCGGTGAAGCGGATGGGGTTCTCGGACCGGCGCATCGCGCAGCTCGCCGGCCGCAAGGAGGCGGAGGTCCGCGACGCGCGCCACGCGCTCGGCGTCCGCCCGGTGTTCAAGCGGGTGGACACCTGCGCGGCCGAGTTCGAGGCCTACACGCCCTACCTCTACTCCACGTACGAGGAGGAGTGCGAGGCGGCGCCGACCGACCGTCCCAAGGTGATGATCCTGGGCGGCGGGCCGAACCGCATCGGGCAGGGCATCGAGTTCGACTACTGCTGCGTGCACGCGTCGTTCGCGCTGTCGAAGGCCGGGTTCGAGACCATCATGGTCAACTGCAACCCGGAGACGGTCTCCACCGACTACGACACCTCCGATCGCCTCTACTTCGAGCCGCTCACGCTCGAGGACGTGCTCGAGATCGTGCACGTGGAGAAGCCGAAGGGGCTCATCGTCCAGTACGGCGGCCAGACGCCGCTCAAGCTGGCGGTGCCGCTGCACGCGCTCGGCGTGCCCATCTTCGGCACCGCCCCCGACGCCATCGACCGCGCCGAGGACCGCGAGCGCTTCGCCGCGCTCATCGAGAAGCTCGGGCTGCGCCAGCCGCGCAACGGGGTGGCCCGCAGCGCCGACGAGGCGTTCGCGGTGGCGCACCGCATCGGCTACCCGGCCATGGTCCGCCCGTCCTACGTGCTGGGCGGCCGCGCCATGGAGGTCGTCTACGACGACCGCGACCTCGAGACCTACCTGCGCGAGGCGGTGCAGGCCTCCAACGAGCGCCCGGTGCTCATCGACCGCTTCCTCAAGGACGCGGCCGAGGTGGACGTGGACGTGGTCTCGGACGGCCGCGACGTCACCGTGGGCGGGGTGATGGAGCACATCGAGGAGGCCGGCATCCACTCCGGCGACTCGGCCTGCGCGCTCCCGCCGTACAGCCTGCGCCCCGAGCACGTCGCCGAGATCGAGCGCCAGTCGGTGGCCATGGCGCGCGAGCTGGGCGTCATCGGCCTCATGAACGTGCAGTTCGCCATCCAGGGCGACGACATCTACGTCCTCGAGGTGAACCCGCGCGCGAGCCGCACCGTGCCGTTCGTGGGCAAGGCCACCGGCCTGCCGCTCGCGAAGGCGGGCGCGCTCTGCATGGTGGGCAAGACGCTGGCGGAGGCGGGCGTGGCGGGCCCGCGGCGGCCGCGGCACACCTCGGTGAAAGAGGCGGTGTTCCCGTTCGCGCGCTTCCGCGGGGTGGACACGGTCCTCGGCCCGGAGATGAAGTCCACCGGCGAGGTGATGGGCGTCTCCGACGACTTCTACCGCGCGTTCTTCAAGGCGCAGGCGGCCGCGGGCAACGCGCTGCCGGTCGCCGGGGAGGGGCGCCGCGCGTTCGTGTCGGTGCGCGACGCGGACAAGCCCGCGGTGGTGGACATCGTGCGGCGCCTCGCGAAGCTCGGGTTCGAGGTGCTCGCGACCACCGGCACGGCGGCGTTCCTGGCCGGGCACGGCATCGAGACCACCCGCGTGCGCAAGGTGAACGAGGGCCGGCCGTCGATCGTGGACCGCATCATCGACGGCGACGTGCACTTCGTGGTGAACACCACCGCCGGCAAGCAGGAGATCGCGGACAGCTACTCGATCCGCCGCGAGACGCTGATGAAGGGGCTGCCGTACTTCACCACGCTCACCGGCGCGCGCGCGGCGGTCGGCGCGATGGAGGCCGCGCGGGGCGGCGCGCCCTCGGTGCGCACCATCCAGGAGTACCACGGGGGCTGA
- the coaD gene encoding pantetheine-phosphate adenylyltransferase, giving the protein MNRAAIYPGSFDPLTNGHLAIIQRGLNLFDRLVVAVANNPQKSPMFTVDERKALIREAVGNDPRVEVDSFDGLMVDYARTRGIPKVLRGLRAVSDFEYEFQLANMNKKLLPEFESVFVMTGEDYFFVSARLVREVAQFGGNVEGLVPANVLEALQRKLGRPPRS; this is encoded by the coding sequence ATGAACCGCGCCGCCATCTACCCTGGCTCGTTCGATCCGCTCACCAACGGGCACCTCGCGATCATCCAGCGCGGGCTGAACCTGTTCGACCGGCTCGTCGTGGCGGTCGCGAACAACCCGCAGAAGTCGCCGATGTTCACGGTCGACGAGCGCAAGGCGCTCATCCGCGAGGCCGTGGGCAACGATCCGCGCGTCGAGGTGGACTCCTTCGACGGCCTGATGGTGGACTACGCCCGCACGCGCGGTATCCCCAAGGTGCTGCGCGGGCTGCGGGCGGTCTCGGACTTCGAGTACGAGTTCCAGCTCGCGAACATGAACAAGAAGCTGCTGCCGGAGTTCGAGTCGGTCTTCGTGATGACCGGCGAGGACTACTTCTTCGTCTCGGCGCGGCTGGTTCGCGAGGTGGCGCAGTTCGGCGGCAACGTCGAGGGCCTGGTGCCGGCGAACGTGCTCGAGGCGCTCCAGCGCAAGCTGGGCCGCCCGCCGCGAAGCTGA
- a CDS encoding sulfate adenylyltransferase subunit 1 has product MSREDGLLRFLTCGSVDDGKSTLIGRLLHDTRSILADALSAIERTSRRRGLDAVDLSLLTDGLQAEREQGITIDVAYRYFSTGARKYIIADAPGHEQYTRNMVTAASTAHLALVLVDARKGVVTQTRRHAVIAHLVGIRHLVFVVNKLDLVGWSEEVFARIEADARAFAARLGILDVRFVPISALHGDMVVDRGANLGWYRGPTLLELLERAPAAHAAPGERLRFPVQWVCRPHTREHHDFRGFAGRVESGAVAVGDAVQVLPSGRTTRVKEIRVGDERRASAWAEQSVMLTLEDEVDVSRGDLLVHAGEGPEPTRTVDALVCWLSERPLSPARRYLVRHTTRETRAQVSEIAWRLDLAALERVPAEGLAMNDIGRVTLRLAQPVAPDRYADARATGAFVVIDEATNDTVGAGMIQ; this is encoded by the coding sequence ATGTCGCGCGAGGACGGGCTGCTGCGCTTCCTCACCTGCGGGAGCGTGGACGACGGCAAGAGCACGCTCATCGGCCGCCTGCTGCACGACACCCGCTCGATCCTGGCCGACGCGCTGAGCGCCATCGAGCGCACCTCGCGCCGCCGCGGCCTGGACGCGGTGGACCTGTCGCTGCTCACCGACGGCCTGCAGGCCGAGCGCGAGCAGGGCATCACCATCGACGTCGCGTACCGCTACTTCTCGACCGGCGCGCGCAAGTACATCATCGCCGACGCTCCCGGCCACGAGCAGTACACGCGCAACATGGTGACCGCCGCGTCCACCGCCCACCTCGCGCTGGTGCTGGTGGACGCGCGCAAGGGCGTGGTCACCCAGACGCGCCGCCACGCGGTCATCGCCCACCTGGTCGGCATCCGGCACCTCGTGTTCGTGGTGAACAAGCTCGACCTGGTGGGCTGGTCCGAGGAGGTGTTCGCGCGCATCGAGGCGGACGCCCGCGCCTTCGCCGCCCGCCTCGGCATCCTCGACGTGCGCTTCGTGCCGATCTCCGCGCTGCACGGCGACATGGTGGTCGACCGTGGCGCGAACCTCGGCTGGTACCGCGGCCCCACGCTGCTCGAGCTGCTGGAGCGGGCGCCCGCGGCGCACGCCGCGCCCGGCGAGCGCCTCCGCTTCCCGGTGCAGTGGGTCTGCAGGCCGCACACGCGCGAGCACCACGACTTCCGCGGCTTCGCCGGCCGGGTGGAGTCCGGCGCGGTCGCCGTCGGCGACGCGGTGCAGGTGCTCCCCTCCGGCCGCACCACCCGCGTGAAGGAGATCCGGGTCGGGGACGAGCGGCGCGCCTCGGCGTGGGCCGAGCAGTCGGTGATGCTCACGCTGGAGGACGAGGTGGACGTCTCGCGCGGCGACCTGCTGGTCCACGCCGGCGAGGGGCCGGAGCCGACCCGCACCGTGGACGCGCTGGTGTGCTGGCTCTCCGAACGGCCGCTCTCGCCGGCGCGGCGCTACCTGGTCCGGCACACCACCCGCGAGACGCGGGCGCAGGTGAGCGAGATCGCCTGGCGCCTCGACCTCGCCGCGCTGGAGCGGGTGCCGGCCGAGGGACTCGCCATGAACGACATCGGCCGGGTGACGCTGCGGCTCGCCCAGCCCGTCGCGCCCGACCGCTACGCCGACGCCCGCGCCA
- a CDS encoding pyridoxal phosphate-dependent aminotransferase gives MKLAKRLDVVKPSPTLAITAKAREMKSKGIDVVGFGAGEPDFDTPSMIKDAAKKAIDAGFTKYTPTNGIVELREAIAARIQQEHRVSYKASEVLVSCGGKHALYNLFQALLNDGDEVVIFTPYWVSYADMVRVAGGVPVLVETSMDTGFDPSPEQIRKAIGPKTRAVIVNSPSNPTGAMLSRRTLETVISCVKGTETLIVSDDIYDKLVYRGKFENVLDLDPSLQGQVALVNGASKTFSMTGWRIGWTAGPQALISAMQKLQDNSTSNPASISQKAALGALTAPGVGDEVEKMRRTFDERRKHIVGRLNAIDGVRCFDPGGSFYAFPYVGELLKRTAPGASAPLGTDDKLIDLLLEKHLVAAVPGSAFGAPGYMRLSFATSMEQIDKGCDRIAEMAKSLK, from the coding sequence ATGAAGCTCGCGAAGCGGCTGGACGTGGTCAAGCCGTCGCCCACCCTGGCCATCACCGCGAAGGCGCGGGAGATGAAGTCGAAGGGCATCGACGTGGTGGGGTTCGGCGCCGGCGAGCCGGACTTCGACACGCCGTCGATGATCAAGGACGCGGCGAAGAAGGCGATCGACGCCGGCTTCACGAAGTACACGCCCACGAACGGCATCGTCGAGCTGCGCGAGGCGATCGCGGCCCGCATCCAGCAGGAGCACCGGGTCTCGTACAAGGCGAGCGAGGTGCTGGTCTCCTGCGGCGGCAAGCACGCGCTCTACAACCTGTTCCAGGCGCTGCTGAACGACGGGGACGAGGTCGTCATCTTCACGCCGTACTGGGTCTCCTACGCGGACATGGTGCGGGTGGCGGGCGGCGTCCCGGTGCTGGTCGAGACCAGCATGGACACCGGCTTCGATCCCTCCCCGGAGCAGATCCGCAAGGCGATCGGGCCGAAGACCCGGGCCGTGATCGTGAACAGCCCGTCCAACCCGACCGGCGCGATGCTCTCCCGCCGCACGCTCGAGACGGTGATCTCCTGCGTGAAGGGCACCGAGACGCTCATCGTCTCCGACGACATCTACGACAAGCTCGTCTACCGCGGGAAGTTCGAGAACGTCCTCGACCTCGACCCGTCGCTGCAGGGCCAGGTGGCGCTGGTGAACGGCGCCTCCAAGACGTTCTCCATGACCGGGTGGCGCATCGGCTGGACCGCCGGCCCGCAGGCGCTCATCTCGGCCATGCAGAAGCTCCAGGACAACTCGACCTCCAACCCCGCCTCGATCTCGCAGAAGGCGGCGCTCGGCGCGCTGACGGCCCCCGGGGTGGGCGACGAGGTCGAGAAGATGCGCAGGACGTTCGACGAGCGGCGCAAGCACATCGTCGGCCGCCTGAACGCCATCGACGGCGTCCGCTGCTTCGACCCGGGCGGCTCGTTCTACGCGTTCCCCTACGTCGGCGAGCTGCTGAAGCGGACCGCCCCCGGCGCGAGCGCGCCGCTCGGCACCGACGACAAGCTCATCGACCTGCTCCTCGAGAAGCACCTGGTGGCCGCGGTCCCGGGCTCCGCCTTCGGCGCGCCCGGCTACATGCGCCTGTCGTTCGCGACCTCCATGGAGCAGATCGACAAGGGCTGCGACCGCATCGCGGAGATGGCGAAGAGCCTGAAGTAG
- the cysD gene encoding sulfate adenylyltransferase subunit CysD, whose protein sequence is MTDIHPAELRRPLAHLDWLEAEAIHVLREVAGQCANPALLFSGGKDSVCLLRLAEKAFRPARFPFPLLHIDTGHNYAEVIAFRDRRAAELGERLVVRSVEDSIREGKVLLARPDEPRNRHQSVTLLDAIAEHGFDACIGGARRDEEKARAKERVFSFRDDLGQWDPKHQRPELWSLYNARIRRGEHIRAFPISNWTELDVWQYIARERLELPSIYFAHRRPVVRRGGALVPVTEVTPPRPGERAEVVSVRFRTVGDITCTAPVESTAATVEEIVAETATTTVTERGATRLDDQTSDASMEQRKKEGYF, encoded by the coding sequence ATGACGGACATCCATCCAGCAGAGCTCCGGCGCCCCCTGGCGCACCTCGACTGGCTCGAGGCCGAGGCGATCCACGTGCTGCGCGAGGTGGCCGGGCAGTGCGCGAACCCCGCGCTGCTGTTCTCCGGCGGCAAGGACTCGGTCTGCCTGCTGCGCCTCGCCGAGAAGGCGTTCCGGCCCGCGCGCTTCCCCTTCCCGCTGCTCCACATCGACACCGGCCACAACTACGCCGAGGTGATCGCGTTCCGCGACCGCCGCGCCGCGGAGCTCGGCGAGCGGCTGGTGGTGCGCTCGGTGGAGGACTCGATCCGCGAGGGCAAGGTTTTGCTGGCCCGGCCGGACGAGCCGCGCAACCGGCACCAGTCGGTCACGCTGCTCGACGCGATCGCCGAGCACGGGTTCGACGCCTGCATCGGCGGGGCGCGCCGCGACGAGGAGAAGGCCCGCGCGAAGGAGCGGGTCTTCTCGTTCCGCGACGACCTCGGCCAGTGGGATCCCAAGCACCAGCGGCCCGAGCTGTGGAGCCTCTACAACGCGCGGATCCGCAGGGGCGAGCACATCCGCGCGTTCCCCATCTCCAACTGGACCGAGCTCGACGTCTGGCAGTACATCGCGCGCGAGCGGCTGGAGCTGCCGTCGATCTACTTCGCGCACCGCCGCCCGGTGGTGCGGCGGGGCGGCGCGCTCGTCCCGGTGACCGAAGTCACGCCGCCGCGCCCCGGCGAGCGGGCCGAGGTCGTCTCGGTCCGGTTCCGCACCGTCGGCGACATCACCTGCACCGCGCCGGTCGAGTCCACCGCCGCGACGGTGGAGGAGATCGTCGCCGAGACCGCCACCACCACCGTCACCGAGCGCGGCGCGACGCGCCTCGACGACCAGACCTCGGACGCCTCGATGGAGCAGCGCAAGAAGGAGGGGTACTTCTAA
- a CDS encoding cyclic nucleotide-binding domain-containing protein: MDAPREVWGDLATTAFVESSLLFRSLDPDALRDLVQLARAVDAAAGETVSAEGDDGFYLMMDGRAEVLAGGEALGQLERGACFGEGRVLGGARPAALVARTAVTAVAFPAPMVAAMAERFPRLRKLLEAARAAREKAAHGA; the protein is encoded by the coding sequence ATGGACGCGCCTCGGGAGGTGTGGGGAGACCTCGCGACCACCGCCTTCGTGGAGTCGAGCCTGCTGTTCCGGTCGCTCGACCCGGACGCGCTCCGGGATCTCGTCCAGCTCGCCCGCGCGGTGGACGCCGCGGCAGGCGAGACGGTCTCCGCCGAGGGCGACGACGGCTTCTATCTGATGATGGACGGCCGGGCGGAGGTGCTCGCCGGCGGCGAGGCCCTTGGCCAGCTGGAGCGGGGCGCCTGCTTCGGCGAGGGGCGGGTGCTCGGGGGCGCCCGGCCCGCCGCCCTGGTGGCGCGCACCGCGGTGACGGCGGTCGCGTTCCCGGCGCCCATGGTGGCCGCGATGGCGGAGCGCTTCCCGCGCCTCCGCAAGCTGCTGGAGGCGGCCCGCGCCGCCCGCGAGAAGGCGGCCCACGGGGCCTAG
- the greA gene encoding transcription elongation factor GreA: protein MQRVPMTKGGLVRLKDELRRLKSVERPKIVKEIAEARAHGDLSENAEYHAAKEKQSHIEGRIAQVEHWIASAEVIDVTKHAGDRVVFGATVSLEDAESGDQVTYRIVGELEADLKQGKISVTSPIARALIGRSEGDTVVVRSPGGEKEYEIQSVAFVEEELPTESE, encoded by the coding sequence ATGCAACGCGTCCCCATGACCAAGGGCGGCCTCGTCCGGCTGAAGGATGAGCTGAGGCGGCTCAAGAGCGTCGAGCGTCCCAAGATCGTGAAGGAGATCGCGGAGGCGCGCGCGCACGGGGATCTCTCCGAGAACGCCGAGTACCACGCGGCCAAGGAGAAGCAGAGCCACATCGAGGGCCGGATCGCGCAGGTGGAGCACTGGATCGCCAGCGCCGAGGTCATCGACGTGACCAAGCACGCCGGCGACCGCGTGGTGTTCGGCGCGACCGTCTCGCTCGAGGACGCCGAGTCCGGCGACCAGGTGACGTACCGCATCGTGGGCGAGCTGGAGGCCGACCTGAAGCAGGGCAAGATCTCGGTCACGAGCCCGATCGCGCGCGCGCTCATCGGGCGCAGCGAGGGCGACACGGTGGTGGTGCGCTCGCCCGGCGGCGAGAAGGAGTACGAGATCCAGTCGGTCGCGTTCGTGGAGGAGGAGCTGCCGACGGAGTCCGAGTAG